A genomic window from Corynebacterium fournieri includes:
- a CDS encoding ABC transporter substrate-binding protein, with amino-acid sequence MSTNSLTKRLGAAALAALTAVSLTACAGGSTSDSGNQGGNAAGDENKIVFWSNHPGKSRDLEQELIDAFEKENPDLSVELVDGGANYEELAQKFNAALAGSDLPDVIVASDVTWFNFALNDATTPLDELWESENINSDSYVDTLRDDYLFEGKHYGVPYSRSTNLMYWNTDDLKAAGLPTDRGPETWQEFDEWAGKLKEKTGNPSLVIPDGSSYLDWYFQGMVWAFGGGYSKEWEPTFTDPKTIEAAKFLQDQVQKGHIEISTDPTVAFGNGNASALLESTGSLGGLKESATVPFITTYLPGPGPSAATGGAGLAVPNGISDARKKNAVKFIDFITNTENTIKFSQKTGYMPVRKDALENAEERTFLDENPNAETAIKQLNENTKPQDFARVFVPGGGKRIGGALDRITVGGEDVEKVFADLDKETQQVIDRDITPKLNK; translated from the coding sequence ATGTCCACCAACTCCCTGACCAAGCGTCTCGGCGCCGCAGCCCTGGCTGCACTCACCGCAGTTTCCCTGACCGCATGCGCGGGCGGCTCCACCAGCGACTCCGGAAACCAGGGCGGCAATGCCGCCGGCGACGAAAACAAGATCGTGTTCTGGTCCAACCACCCGGGCAAGTCCCGCGACCTGGAGCAGGAGCTCATCGACGCGTTTGAGAAGGAAAACCCGGACCTGAGCGTCGAGCTCGTGGACGGCGGCGCGAACTACGAGGAGCTCGCCCAGAAGTTCAACGCTGCGCTGGCCGGCTCGGACCTGCCGGATGTCATCGTCGCCTCCGACGTGACCTGGTTCAACTTCGCGCTCAACGACGCCACCACCCCGCTGGACGAGCTCTGGGAGTCCGAGAACATCAACTCCGACTCCTACGTTGACACCCTGCGCGACGACTACCTCTTCGAAGGCAAGCACTACGGCGTGCCCTACTCCCGCTCCACCAACCTGATGTACTGGAACACCGACGACCTCAAGGCAGCAGGCTTGCCGACGGACCGAGGGCCGGAGACCTGGCAGGAATTCGACGAGTGGGCAGGCAAGCTCAAGGAAAAGACCGGCAACCCGTCGCTGGTGATCCCGGACGGCTCCAGCTACCTGGACTGGTACTTCCAGGGCATGGTGTGGGCGTTCGGCGGCGGCTACTCCAAGGAGTGGGAGCCGACCTTCACCGACCCGAAGACCATCGAGGCGGCGAAGTTCCTGCAGGATCAGGTGCAGAAGGGCCACATCGAGATCAGCACCGACCCGACCGTCGCGTTCGGCAACGGCAACGCGTCGGCTCTGCTGGAATCCACCGGCTCTCTCGGCGGGCTGAAGGAGTCCGCGACTGTACCGTTTATCACCACTTACCTGCCGGGCCCCGGCCCGTCCGCAGCCACCGGTGGTGCTGGTCTGGCGGTGCCCAACGGCATCTCGGACGCGCGCAAGAAGAACGCGGTGAAGTTCATCGACTTCATCACCAACACCGAAAACACCATCAAGTTCTCCCAGAAGACGGGGTACATGCCGGTGCGCAAGGACGCTCTGGAAAACGCTGAAGAGCGCACGTTCCTCGACGAGAACCCGAACGCGGAGACCGCGATCAAGCAGCTCAACGAGAACACCAAGCCGCAGGACTTCGCCCGCGTCTTCGTGCCGGGCGGCGGCAAGCGCATCGGCGGCGCCCTGGACCGCATCACCGTCGGCGGCGAGGACGTGGAGAAGGTCTTCGCTGACCTGGACAAGGAAACCCAGCAGGTCATCGACCGCGACATCACCCCGAAGCTGAACAAGTAG
- a CDS encoding carbohydrate ABC transporter permease — MSTKFSADAGKAKLTSQSPAAIERDENALPPVPGSQAAGEPVVTDAQRKRKGAPAETSSKGMKTAGYVALVLTVLLIMVPLYFIVITSFKTYQDVYSDPITFWPDPVVPENYARVWETSGFPQYLRNSIGITLILTVIKVVLGVLSAYAFAFLRFPGRNLLFLLVIAALMVPNQITIISNYALAASLGWRDTWTGVVVPLAGVAFGCFLMRNHFQSLPTEIIEAAEMDGAGFFTKLFKVVLPMSWPTLSAFLLITVVNEWNEYLWPFLITDTPAAATLPVGLTRLQDAEGVTNWAPVMAGTVLTTLPMIIVFILLQKQMIKGLTAGAVKG, encoded by the coding sequence ATGTCGACGAAATTTTCGGCAGATGCCGGCAAAGCGAAGCTGACGTCGCAAAGCCCAGCCGCAATCGAACGCGACGAAAACGCCCTGCCGCCGGTGCCGGGCAGCCAAGCAGCGGGGGAGCCGGTCGTCACCGACGCGCAACGCAAACGCAAAGGCGCGCCGGCGGAGACGAGCTCCAAGGGGATGAAAACAGCTGGCTACGTCGCACTCGTGCTCACCGTGCTGCTGATCATGGTGCCGCTGTACTTCATCGTGATCACCTCGTTTAAGACCTACCAGGACGTCTACTCCGACCCGATCACGTTCTGGCCCGACCCGGTGGTGCCCGAAAACTACGCGCGGGTGTGGGAGACCTCCGGCTTCCCGCAATACCTGCGTAACTCCATCGGCATCACGCTCATCCTCACCGTGATCAAGGTGGTCCTCGGCGTGCTGTCCGCCTACGCGTTCGCGTTCCTCCGGTTTCCCGGACGCAACCTGCTGTTCCTGCTGGTGATTGCGGCACTGATGGTGCCCAACCAGATCACCATCATCTCCAACTACGCACTGGCCGCCTCACTCGGCTGGCGGGACACCTGGACAGGCGTGGTCGTGCCGTTGGCGGGCGTGGCGTTCGGGTGCTTCCTCATGCGCAACCACTTCCAGTCCCTGCCAACCGAGATCATCGAGGCCGCAGAGATGGACGGAGCGGGCTTTTTTACCAAGCTGTTCAAGGTCGTCTTGCCCATGTCGTGGCCCACGCTCTCGGCGTTTTTGCTCATCACCGTGGTCAACGAGTGGAACGAATACCTCTGGCCGTTCCTGATCACCGATACGCCGGCCGCGGCGACGCTGCCCGTCGGCCTGACCCGCCTGCAGGACGCGGAAGGCGTGACCAACTGGGCGCCGGTGATGGCAGGCACGGTCCTGACGACGCTGCCCATGATCATCGTGTTCATCCTGCTGCAAAAGCAGATGATCAAGGGCCTGACCGCGGGCGCTGTCAAGGGCTGA
- a CDS encoding carbohydrate ABC transporter permease, which yields MNAMIPAVSVEPQVSEEYAASRGKRRHKVDWRQVGLAALLIGPNLLLLILFTYRPLIDNIRISFYNWNISSPSMTWVGLQNYIDWFQAPETKTIVWNTLIFTFFAVAGSMVIGLALAVLLDQKLFGRAAVRSMVFAPYVIAGAAIGVVFQFVFDPRYGLIQYFLNLLHTPVPNFYQNSGWALFMITVTYIWKNVGYVFVIYLAALQGRRHDLDEAAEIDGTPAARHFFRVVLPQLRGTTFFLLITVLLNSFQVFDVINAMTRGGPFTYGTTTMVFQVYTETFVNGRAGYGAAVATVMFLVVLVITVLQIKLQERLDK from the coding sequence ATGAACGCGATGATCCCGGCTGTCTCCGTGGAGCCGCAGGTCTCCGAGGAGTACGCCGCCTCCCGGGGTAAGAGGCGCCACAAGGTGGATTGGCGCCAGGTGGGTCTTGCCGCACTGCTGATCGGCCCGAACCTGCTGCTGTTGATCCTGTTTACGTACCGTCCGCTCATCGACAACATCAGGATCTCGTTTTACAACTGGAACATCTCCTCGCCGTCGATGACGTGGGTGGGCCTGCAAAACTACATCGACTGGTTCCAGGCCCCGGAGACGAAGACGATTGTGTGGAACACCCTGATCTTCACCTTCTTCGCGGTGGCAGGATCCATGGTGATCGGACTCGCGCTCGCGGTGTTGCTCGACCAGAAACTCTTCGGGCGCGCGGCGGTGCGCTCCATGGTGTTCGCCCCGTACGTCATCGCGGGCGCGGCGATTGGTGTGGTCTTCCAGTTCGTGTTCGACCCGCGGTACGGGTTGATCCAGTACTTCCTCAACCTGCTGCACACCCCGGTGCCGAACTTCTACCAAAACTCCGGCTGGGCGCTGTTCATGATCACGGTGACCTACATCTGGAAAAACGTCGGCTACGTCTTCGTCATCTATCTCGCCGCGCTGCAGGGCCGCCGCCACGACCTCGACGAGGCAGCCGAGATCGACGGCACCCCGGCAGCGCGCCACTTCTTCCGTGTGGTGCTGCCCCAGCTGCGGGGAACCACCTTCTTCCTGCTCATCACCGTGCTGCTGAACTCGTTCCAGGTCTTCGACGTCATCAACGCGATGACCAGGGGAGGCCCATTCACCTACGGCACCACAACCATGGTGTTCCAGGTCTACACCGAGACGTTCGTCAACGGGCGTGCCGGTTACGGCGCCGCCGTTGCCACGGTCATGTTCCTCGTGGTCCTGGTCATCACCGTGCTCCAGATCAAGCTGCAGGAAAGGCTGGACAAGTAG
- a CDS encoding DUF5926 family protein, translating into MVQRKPKKKKNREELPEGMSRREAKLAARAAERAQFQKDPRPFGGLAAEADLVALQEFVPSAVTAYDIKGTPVNIVTVLPGAVAALVREESEGGERFVALQVTSHSQNPGRDLAYALNWVVDAKPGETLQSTIADGSQPELSSLIDGSATPDITTYQDFSWWFPAGASVPPQIQQALQQANDAVLPSEKVGADLPGAVWWVNPGGGKAHIRWVRTEDNEAQMLSALARIAARGELNLGEGTKFAGAFRTHGLVVPVFDLDPSVEADSYEKALAALNTQIEAEYTNDAALNAEERKQLDNIKSRQVTI; encoded by the coding sequence ATGGTGCAACGCAAGCCGAAAAAGAAGAAAAACCGCGAAGAGCTGCCCGAGGGCATGTCCCGCCGCGAGGCGAAGCTGGCCGCCCGCGCCGCCGAGCGCGCCCAGTTTCAAAAGGACCCCCGCCCGTTCGGCGGGCTCGCCGCAGAGGCGGACCTGGTCGCGCTGCAGGAGTTCGTGCCGTCGGCCGTAACCGCGTACGACATCAAGGGCACGCCCGTCAACATCGTCACCGTTCTGCCGGGCGCGGTTGCCGCGCTGGTGCGCGAGGAGTCCGAGGGCGGCGAGCGCTTCGTCGCGCTGCAGGTCACCTCCCACTCGCAGAACCCGGGCCGCGACCTCGCATACGCGCTGAACTGGGTAGTCGACGCCAAGCCGGGCGAGACGCTGCAGTCCACCATCGCCGACGGCTCGCAGCCGGAGCTTTCCTCGCTCATCGACGGCTCCGCCACCCCCGACATCACCACCTACCAGGACTTCTCCTGGTGGTTCCCCGCGGGCGCGAGCGTTCCGCCGCAGATCCAGCAGGCGCTGCAGCAGGCCAACGACGCCGTGCTGCCCTCCGAGAAGGTCGGCGCGGACCTGCCGGGCGCCGTCTGGTGGGTCAACCCGGGCGGCGGCAAGGCTCACATCCGTTGGGTGCGTACCGAGGACAACGAGGCACAGATGCTTTCCGCGCTGGCCCGCATCGCCGCACGCGGCGAGCTGAACCTGGGCGAGGGCACCAAGTTCGCCGGCGCCTTCCGCACCCACGGCCTGGTCGTTCCGGTGTTCGACCTCGATCCGTCCGTGGAGGCAGACTCGTACGAAAAGGCCCTGGCCGCGCTGAACACGCAGATCGAGGCGGAGTACACCAACGACGCCGCGCTGAACGCCGAAGAGCGCAAGCAGTTGGACAACATCAAGTCCCGCCAGGTGACCATTTAG
- a CDS encoding glycerophosphodiester phosphodiesterase — MTGIIAHRGFNGLYPENTRRAFEEALKLDIAGIECDVNLSKDGQVVVIHDLTVDRTSNGSGEVAQLLVDDLKQLNIGTDDDPQEIMLLDELLDLLDEYPGKHILIETKHLSPFGAELEEAVAHVLRARGMEADERVHLISFNPEAIERFQHLLPAIETFLLVDEPFVQVGDCSAGPSVREAKAHPELFDGQLRTYVWTVNLPRDMEWLHQHGATLIGTDLPHIALQTLS; from the coding sequence GTGACCGGCATCATTGCGCACCGCGGCTTCAACGGCCTGTACCCGGAAAACACCCGCCGCGCCTTCGAGGAGGCGCTCAAGCTGGACATCGCGGGCATCGAATGCGACGTGAACCTGTCCAAGGACGGCCAGGTGGTGGTCATCCACGACCTCACCGTGGACCGCACGTCCAACGGCAGTGGCGAGGTGGCGCAGCTGCTTGTCGACGATCTAAAGCAACTCAACATCGGCACCGACGACGACCCGCAGGAGATCATGCTGCTCGACGAGCTGCTGGACCTGCTGGACGAATACCCGGGCAAGCACATCCTCATCGAGACGAAGCACCTGTCGCCCTTCGGCGCCGAATTGGAAGAGGCGGTGGCGCACGTCCTGCGCGCCCGCGGAATGGAGGCGGACGAGCGGGTGCATCTGATCTCCTTCAACCCCGAGGCGATCGAGCGTTTCCAGCACCTGCTGCCCGCAATTGAGACATTTCTCCTGGTGGATGAGCCGTTCGTTCAGGTCGGCGACTGCAGCGCCGGGCCGAGTGTGCGGGAGGCGAAAGCGCATCCGGAGCTTTTTGACGGCCAGCTGCGCACCTACGTGTGGACCGTCAACCTGCCCCGGGACATGGAGTGGCTGCACCAACACGGGGCCACGCTGATCGGCACCGACCTTCCCCACATCGCGCTGCAGACGCTGTCTTAG
- a CDS encoding glycerophosphodiester phosphodiesterase — protein sequence MNAKMPKIVAHRGLSGHHPELTRRAFEEALKLPIHGIECDVRLTRDGRVVVFHDASVARTTDGRGRIDCLDFADLRELNCGTEDEPQQIMCLEELLELMQDYPDKHIYIETKHPTIYGPEIDEQTLRTLRYAGLHESENVHVISFSHRAVRYFTHMAPELETFYLFRLKEMRWNRKARMFSRPYGVGPALQHLQLRRELLGYRGLKTYTWTVNTPRQMRWCADNNVDVIATDLPDVALTTFEQVPAAAIAG from the coding sequence GTGAACGCGAAGATGCCAAAGATCGTGGCCCACCGCGGATTGTCCGGGCACCACCCGGAACTGACGCGCCGGGCGTTCGAAGAAGCGCTGAAACTGCCCATCCACGGCATCGAATGCGACGTGCGCCTGACCCGCGACGGGCGCGTGGTGGTCTTCCACGACGCCTCCGTGGCCCGCACCACCGACGGCCGCGGGCGCATCGACTGCCTGGACTTCGCCGATCTGCGCGAGCTCAACTGCGGCACCGAAGACGAACCGCAGCAGATCATGTGCCTGGAAGAGCTGCTGGAACTCATGCAGGACTACCCGGACAAGCACATCTATATCGAAACCAAGCACCCCACCATCTACGGCCCCGAAATAGACGAGCAAACCCTGCGCACCCTGCGGTACGCCGGCCTGCACGAATCCGAGAACGTGCACGTGATCTCCTTTTCCCACCGCGCCGTGCGCTACTTCACCCACATGGCGCCCGAGCTGGAGACCTTCTACCTGTTCCGCCTCAAAGAGATGCGGTGGAACCGCAAAGCCCGCATGTTCTCCCGCCCCTACGGCGTGGGCCCGGCCCTGCAGCACCTGCAGCTGCGACGTGAGCTGTTGGGCTACCGCGGGCTGAAAACGTACACGTGGACCGTGAACACCCCGCGCCAGATGCGCTGGTGCGCGGACAACAACGTCGACGTCATCGCCACCGACCTGCCCGACGTGGCGCTGACGACGTTCGAGCAGGTGCCGGCCGCGGCGATTGCGGGGTAA
- a CDS encoding alpha/beta-hydrolase family protein, whose product MPDDLFRNAREAVLKLPDAFARARKRYSVRRDGVLALPMGALEVLSDITPGVRMGALRRLPPNFRAGLAGAEVATWGAVSPSLLPHSWWATAANVGVLQGIGHGFATVASQAIRPAVPDSPRATIPAPLRLAMTGVTCGVFVTALRRRAQQEALVESDDTFKVSSQALGITLGTLGYGAVLLVGDAIQAFIDAINELLGKKLPPVASWPLAIAGGTAVLVLVGDRMVVRRFAERVSRQALELDREFMRGAAQPQRPERAGSPGSAVDWNTMGRQGRAVVAGGPGQKDIERLVSGEAMEPIRIFVGLDTESDTEPDFEEMAAVAVQEMRRTGAFERSHIAVMSAAGTGWINDFHTSGFEFVTRGDSAIVSMQYSYLPSAYSYMADRKNPVRSSRVLIEAIRRELETIEPDRRPRLYVGGESLGAYGVSDAFDNVEEFLEHTAGGVFTGTPGFARNHSELTKHREKGSPQRLPLIDGGRHVRFTAHPTHIRRDFQGNNYAHAWDAPRFVFAQHASDPVVWWEPSLAWKAPDWLKEPGSRGVPAPAAQHLDALDTMRWMPLVTYWQIGIDQLPSKDYPSPHGHNYHDETVAYWNAVVHGQGDSAGEGLLTRPELVRVARWIHNDATKTRKPKGGFPSKHGY is encoded by the coding sequence GTGCCAGACGATCTTTTCCGCAATGCCCGTGAGGCCGTGCTCAAGCTCCCCGATGCGTTTGCGCGCGCCCGGAAGCGTTATTCCGTCAGGCGCGACGGTGTGCTTGCGTTGCCTATGGGCGCGCTGGAGGTGCTCAGCGACATCACTCCGGGCGTGCGCATGGGGGCACTGCGGCGTTTGCCGCCGAATTTCCGCGCTGGCTTGGCGGGTGCGGAGGTGGCCACGTGGGGCGCGGTCTCACCGTCGTTGCTGCCGCACAGCTGGTGGGCGACTGCCGCGAATGTGGGGGTGTTGCAGGGCATTGGGCATGGCTTTGCGACGGTAGCTTCGCAAGCCATCCGCCCCGCAGTCCCAGACTCGCCAAGGGCCACCATTCCTGCCCCGCTCCGGCTGGCTATGACGGGGGTGACCTGCGGCGTTTTCGTCACAGCCCTGCGCCGCCGCGCCCAGCAGGAAGCGCTGGTGGAAAGCGACGACACGTTCAAGGTCAGCTCCCAAGCGCTGGGCATCACGCTGGGCACCCTCGGCTACGGCGCGGTCCTGCTGGTGGGCGACGCAATTCAGGCGTTCATCGACGCCATCAACGAGCTGTTGGGCAAGAAGCTGCCGCCGGTGGCGTCGTGGCCCCTGGCGATCGCCGGCGGCACCGCGGTGCTGGTGCTAGTGGGCGACCGGATGGTGGTGCGCCGTTTTGCGGAGCGCGTCAGCCGCCAGGCGCTGGAGTTGGATCGCGAGTTCATGCGCGGCGCGGCGCAGCCGCAGCGTCCGGAGCGCGCGGGCTCGCCCGGTTCTGCGGTGGATTGGAACACGATGGGCCGTCAGGGCCGCGCGGTGGTCGCCGGCGGGCCGGGTCAAAAGGACATCGAGCGCCTGGTCAGCGGCGAGGCGATGGAGCCGATCCGCATCTTCGTGGGGCTGGACACCGAGTCAGACACCGAGCCGGACTTTGAGGAGATGGCTGCCGTTGCGGTGCAGGAAATGCGCCGCACCGGCGCGTTCGAGCGCAGCCACATCGCCGTGATGTCGGCGGCGGGCACGGGGTGGATCAACGACTTTCACACCTCCGGGTTCGAGTTTGTCACCCGCGGCGATTCCGCGATCGTGTCCATGCAGTACTCCTACTTGCCGTCGGCGTACTCGTACATGGCGGACCGGAAAAACCCGGTGCGTTCTTCGCGCGTGCTCATCGAGGCGATCCGCCGCGAGCTGGAGACCATCGAGCCGGACAGGCGCCCAAGGCTCTACGTCGGCGGCGAATCCCTCGGCGCGTACGGGGTCTCCGACGCCTTCGACAACGTGGAGGAGTTTTTGGAACACACCGCGGGCGGCGTGTTCACCGGCACACCGGGCTTCGCGCGCAACCACAGCGAGCTGACGAAGCACCGCGAGAAAGGCTCCCCGCAGCGCCTCCCGCTTATCGACGGCGGCCGCCACGTCCGCTTCACCGCCCACCCCACGCACATCCGCCGCGATTTCCAGGGCAACAACTATGCCCACGCTTGGGACGCGCCCCGGTTCGTCTTCGCCCAGCACGCCTCCGACCCGGTGGTGTGGTGGGAGCCGTCCTTGGCGTGGAAGGCCCCGGATTGGCTCAAGGAGCCCGGCTCGCGCGGGGTGCCCGCCCCGGCCGCGCAGCACTTGGACGCGCTGGACACGATGCGCTGGATGCCCCTGGTCACCTACTGGCAGATCGGCATCGACCAGCTCCCGTCGAAGGATTACCCCTCCCCGCACGGGCACAACTACCACGACGAGACCGTGGCGTATTGGAACGCCGTGGTCCACGGCCAGGGCGATTCCGCCGGCGAGGGGCTACTCACCCGCCCCGAGCTCGTGCGCGTGGCGCGTTGGATCCACAACGACGCCACGAAGACCCGCAAGCCCAAAGGCGGGTTCCCCTCCAAGCACGGCTACTAA
- the msrA gene encoding peptide-methionine (S)-S-oxide reductase MsrA, translated as MGFLFAPEPKLVDVNSALPGRPEPVLANPREHAVLGTPTTGPWREGQKRVLVGIGCFWGAEKMFWQMDGVNSTSVGYAGGITPNPTYREVCSGQTNHVEAVEVVYDPQVTSLKEIVKAALEAHDPTQGYRQGNDVGTQYRSAFYTDTEQEAEQIRGWIRQYDSELKSAGYGDITTEVKSVEKDGVRYYLAEEEHQQYLHKVPDGYCPHHSTGVACGI; from the coding sequence ATGGGATTTTTGTTCGCACCTGAGCCAAAGCTTGTCGACGTCAACTCCGCCCTGCCCGGCCGCCCCGAACCGGTCCTGGCCAACCCGCGCGAGCACGCGGTGCTGGGGACTCCCACCACCGGCCCGTGGCGTGAGGGGCAAAAACGCGTGCTGGTGGGCATCGGCTGCTTCTGGGGCGCGGAGAAGATGTTCTGGCAGATGGACGGCGTGAACTCCACGTCGGTGGGCTACGCCGGCGGGATCACCCCGAACCCGACCTACCGCGAGGTGTGCTCCGGGCAGACCAACCACGTCGAGGCGGTGGAGGTGGTTTACGACCCGCAGGTGACCAGCCTGAAAGAAATTGTCAAGGCAGCGCTGGAGGCGCACGACCCGACACAGGGCTACCGCCAGGGCAACGACGTGGGCACGCAGTACCGCTCCGCCTTCTACACGGACACCGAGCAGGAGGCGGAACAGATCCGCGGGTGGATCCGCCAGTACGACTCGGAGCTGAAAAGCGCCGGCTACGGCGACATCACCACCGAGGTGAAGTCCGTGGAAAAAGACGGCGTGCGCTACTACCTCGCCGAGGAGGAGCACCAGCAGTACCTGCACAAGGTGCCCGACGGCTACTGCCCGCACCACTCCACCGGCGTGGCCTGCGGTATCTAG
- a CDS encoding superoxide dismutase codes for MAVYELPDLPYAYDALEPHISAEIMTLHHDKHHATYVAGANAALEALEAERNGEANPDRLRALSKNLAFNLGGHTNHSIFWKNMAPNAGGNPTGEIAEAIDRDFGSFEAFKKQFSGVATGLQGSGWAVLGYDHIAGRLIIQQLTDQQGNVSVDFTPVLMLDMWEHAFYLQYKNVKADYVEAWWNVVNWDDVNERYAKASA; via the coding sequence ATGGCTGTTTACGAGCTTCCTGATCTCCCCTACGCATACGACGCGCTGGAGCCGCACATCTCCGCCGAGATTATGACGCTGCACCACGACAAGCACCACGCGACCTACGTTGCTGGCGCAAACGCCGCGCTCGAGGCCCTCGAGGCTGAGCGCAACGGCGAGGCCAACCCGGATCGCCTGCGCGCCCTGTCCAAGAACCTCGCGTTCAACCTGGGTGGCCACACCAACCACTCCATCTTCTGGAAGAACATGGCACCGAACGCCGGCGGCAACCCGACCGGCGAGATCGCTGAGGCCATCGACCGCGACTTCGGTTCCTTCGAGGCCTTTAAGAAGCAGTTCTCCGGTGTCGCCACCGGCCTGCAGGGCTCCGGCTGGGCTGTGCTGGGCTACGACCACATCGCTGGCCGCCTGATCATCCAGCAGCTGACCGACCAGCAGGGCAACGTCTCCGTGGACTTCACCCCGGTACTCATGCTGGACATGTGGGAGCACGCGTTCTACCTGCAGTACAAGAACGTCAAGGCTGATTACGTCGAGGCATGGTGGAACGTTGTCAACTGGGACGACGTCAACGAGCGCTACGCAAAGGCATCTGCTTAA
- a CDS encoding MFS transporter, whose product MKKGSLEYRRATLAMLAFGLAIFNTLYATQALLPTFTTELDVSPSTAALTVSAATGALALCVVPASILSEKYGRGRVLVVSALGATALGAALPLAQTAGQLIALRAVQGALIAGTPAVAMTWLSEELDASDLPGAMGLYIAGNSIGGLSGRLIPAALLELTTWRWAMFGSAMVAFTLAALAAWALPEQRNFHPKASIRPSVELRAMLGHLRNLRLVGLYATAFIAMGVFVSMYNFFGFRAVLDYGLPAALSGLVYVVYLSGTWSSARAGVFSKRYGRGLVVLASALLMLAGALAVAASSLWVALVGLLVFTASFFALHSIASGWVGLIAERDRAEASSMYVFCYYMGSSILGAATGWAYEGLPWVGFVAVLATMLGTLALVAAALWKAER is encoded by the coding sequence ATGAAGAAAGGCAGCCTGGAGTACCGTCGCGCAACATTGGCCATGCTGGCGTTCGGGCTCGCCATCTTCAACACCCTGTACGCCACCCAGGCACTGTTGCCCACCTTCACCACCGAGCTGGATGTCAGCCCCTCCACCGCCGCGCTGACTGTCTCCGCCGCCACCGGCGCACTCGCACTGTGCGTGGTGCCGGCGTCGATTTTGTCCGAGAAGTACGGGCGCGGCCGGGTGCTGGTGGTCTCGGCGCTGGGCGCGACCGCGCTCGGGGCGGCGCTGCCGCTGGCGCAGACCGCGGGGCAGCTCATCGCCCTGCGCGCGGTCCAGGGCGCGCTCATCGCGGGCACGCCGGCGGTGGCGATGACCTGGCTGTCCGAAGAACTCGACGCGTCCGACCTGCCCGGCGCGATGGGCCTGTACATCGCCGGCAACTCCATCGGCGGCTTGAGCGGCCGCCTGATCCCGGCGGCCCTGTTGGAGCTGACCACCTGGCGCTGGGCCATGTTCGGCAGCGCGATGGTGGCCTTCACCCTGGCGGCACTGGCGGCGTGGGCATTGCCGGAGCAGCGCAACTTTCACCCGAAGGCATCGATACGCCCCAGCGTGGAGCTGCGCGCGATGCTGGGCCACCTGCGCAACCTAAGGCTGGTGGGGCTCTACGCCACCGCGTTCATCGCCATGGGCGTGTTCGTGTCCATGTACAACTTCTTCGGCTTCCGCGCCGTGCTGGACTACGGGCTGCCCGCGGCACTGAGCGGCCTGGTCTACGTGGTGTACCTCTCCGGCACCTGGTCAAGCGCACGCGCCGGCGTGTTTTCCAAGCGCTACGGGCGCGGCCTGGTGGTGCTCGCCTCTGCGCTGCTGATGCTGGCTGGCGCGCTCGCCGTGGCCGCGTCCAGCCTGTGGGTCGCCCTGGTGGGCCTTTTGGTGTTTACCGCCAGCTTCTTCGCGCTGCACTCCATCGCCTCCGGCTGGGTGGGGCTCATCGCGGAACGCGACCGCGCAGAGGCCTCCAGCATGTACGTGTTCTGCTACTACATGGGCTCGTCCATCCTCGGTGCGGCAACCGGCTGGGCGTACGAAGGTTTGCCGTGGGTCGGGTTCGTCGCCGTGCTCGCCACGATGCTCGGCACGCTTGCCCTGGTGGCCGCGGCGCTGTGGAAGGCGGAGAGGTAG